In Hallerella succinigenes, the following are encoded in one genomic region:
- a CDS encoding glycoside hydrolase family 16 protein yields the protein MKFKKVLFMLGLGLLSSTAVAQDKDYSGAELFTNETQMYGKYEARMMMATGSGLVSSMFLYHNDSYKGDPEPWVEVDIEILGKAPGKFQSNIITGNAAKQITSEKHHDLPGNANEGYHTYGMEWTPNYVAWFIDGVQVRKTMTDSNDTKNQVAALIREQGLRFNLWSSEVTSWVGEWNDAILPVHQYINWVKVYTYTPGAGENGSDFTLAWTDDFDTFDDSRWGAGNWTFDKNRVTMSPDNVNVQDGTLILSLTKAGQEGFTGVVPVDTDNTAIRKSKSVNSVGASYPEYLSTFDLIGRYKGEKKR from the coding sequence ATGAAATTCAAAAAGGTTCTCTTTATGCTCGGACTCGGACTTCTTTCTTCTACAGCAGTCGCTCAAGACAAGGATTATTCCGGAGCCGAACTTTTCACCAACGAAACTCAGATGTACGGCAAGTACGAAGCCCGCATGATGATGGCTACGGGCTCAGGCCTTGTCAGCTCCATGTTCCTGTATCACAACGATTCCTACAAGGGAGATCCGGAACCGTGGGTGGAAGTGGATATTGAAATCTTGGGCAAAGCTCCGGGAAAGTTCCAGTCCAACATCATCACCGGTAATGCCGCCAAGCAGATTACGAGCGAAAAGCATCACGATCTTCCGGGCAACGCCAACGAAGGCTACCACACCTACGGAATGGAATGGACTCCGAATTACGTCGCTTGGTTTATCGATGGCGTGCAGGTCCGTAAAACGATGACCGATTCGAACGACACCAAGAATCAGGTTGCAGCCTTGATCCGCGAACAGGGCCTCCGCTTTAACCTGTGGTCTTCGGAAGTGACCAGCTGGGTCGGTGAATGGAACGACGCCATTCTTCCTGTCCATCAGTACATCAACTGGGTGAAGGTTTACACCTACACACCGGGCGCTGGCGAAAACGGCTCGGACTTCACTCTCGCCTGGACGGATGACTTCGACACCTTCGACGATTCCCGCTGGGGCGCAGGCAACTGGACCTTCGACAAGAACCGCGTAACGATGAGCCCGGACAATGTGAACGTCCAAGACGGCACCTTGATCTTGAGCCTTACCAAGGCAGGCCAAGAAGGCTTTACAGGAGTCGTTCCGGTAGACACCGACAATACTGCTATCCGCAAGAGCAAATCCGTGAATAGCGTCGGTGCTAGCTACCCGGAATACCTGAGCACCTTTGACTTGATCGGTCGTTACAAAGGCGAAAAGAAGCGCTAA
- a CDS encoding GntR family transcriptional regulator: MKNTVIEALLNSPHADGDKLPSVRQLMQYLHTASGTVQSALRELASRGFIYTDPGKGCFWGKRKAVELPPLKPSAQNELSEKFFADVRSGYFSLQGALPSQKELALRYRVSITRMRQFLKDIQQKGMLEREGKSRYFFPKQDERSETEILFITRSTEWGAYSPVSEREMDFLKFVYRTGAEKNLNLRLLGFNEETEQFFDRNGNTKQISEYPNVVGAIVSTLLMQKPFRILSQLQNANFPISIWWEHAALDLPKSFLKKEGWAFFNSTFGKNPGKTVGKYLLQKGIQKIEYISPYHASTWSRDRLKGLEESGLEVIPHVDGKFASPWDFRKLEKDNGPKHTIDLRAKNHEKEILRSLVSEASPEIPWVTVNDETAGLLLELKEEKVLAKTPYMVGFDNSVESYLLRLDSFDFNTEVLAAQMFYHLELGKNDPFKSPHLREISGKIVEK, translated from the coding sequence ATGAAGAATACCGTTATCGAAGCCCTGTTAAACAGTCCGCATGCTGATGGAGACAAACTTCCATCCGTCCGTCAGCTGATGCAGTACTTACACACGGCTTCGGGTACAGTACAAAGCGCGTTGCGCGAACTTGCAAGCCGCGGATTCATTTACACAGATCCGGGCAAGGGATGCTTTTGGGGAAAGCGGAAAGCGGTGGAACTTCCACCGCTCAAGCCTTCCGCCCAGAACGAACTTTCGGAAAAATTCTTTGCCGACGTCCGCTCCGGTTACTTTTCCCTGCAAGGCGCTTTACCTTCTCAAAAAGAACTCGCCTTGCGCTACCGCGTATCGATTACGCGCATGCGCCAATTCTTAAAAGACATTCAGCAAAAAGGAATGCTCGAACGCGAGGGCAAGAGTCGCTACTTCTTCCCGAAGCAGGATGAACGTTCCGAAACGGAAATCCTTTTTATTACACGTTCAACCGAATGGGGTGCCTATAGCCCGGTCAGCGAACGTGAAATGGATTTTTTGAAATTCGTGTACCGCACTGGTGCCGAAAAGAATTTAAACCTGCGACTGCTCGGCTTTAACGAAGAAACGGAACAGTTCTTTGACCGCAACGGAAACACGAAGCAGATTTCCGAATATCCGAATGTGGTCGGCGCAATCGTTTCAACGCTTTTGATGCAAAAGCCTTTCCGCATTTTAAGTCAACTGCAAAACGCGAACTTTCCGATTTCAATCTGGTGGGAACACGCCGCGTTAGATTTGCCAAAATCTTTTTTGAAAAAAGAAGGCTGGGCCTTTTTCAATTCCACCTTCGGTAAGAACCCCGGCAAAACGGTCGGCAAATATCTTTTGCAAAAAGGCATTCAAAAAATCGAATACATTTCCCCGTACCATGCGAGCACCTGGTCCAGGGATCGTTTAAAAGGCCTTGAAGAAAGCGGTCTCGAAGTAATTCCGCATGTCGATGGAAAATTTGCGAGTCCTTGGGATTTTCGAAAACTCGAAAAGGATAACGGTCCCAAGCACACGATTGATTTGCGAGCAAAGAATCACGAAAAAGAAATTCTCCGTTCCTTGGTGAGCGAAGCCTCTCCTGAAATTCCTTGGGTCACCGTAAACGACGAAACCGCTGGGCTTTTGCTTGAACTGAAAGAAGAAAAGGTTTTAGCCAAGACGCCTTATATGGTGGGATTCGACAACTCTGTCGAAAGCTACCTGTTGCGCTTGGATTCGTTCGATTTCAACACGGAAGTTCTTGCAGCCCAGATGTTCTACCATTTGGAACTCGGCAAGAACGATCCGTTCAAAAGTCCCCATCTGCGTGAAATTTCGGGGAAAATCGTCGAAAAATAA
- a CDS encoding DUF1007 family protein: MFKSLFCIFCVFVGIAFSHPHVFIHATVDLIFDENEFVGVQNRWEFDLIYSQAMIAAADANGNGTFETDELQLYKNQIVDAATEYSRFNYIGDGTHFFSPKESKNLKASVTKEGKLVVEFLNTFHIPSNPDDYTMLVLAVTDPTNYILITVDMEQSEVHAPDAMAVEYFMDALDGLTQFKNFSGTVKGLYVRYQKAQ; encoded by the coding sequence GTGTTCAAGTCTCTTTTTTGCATTTTTTGTGTTTTTGTCGGAATTGCCTTTTCGCATCCGCACGTTTTCATCCATGCAACAGTAGACCTTATTTTTGACGAAAACGAATTCGTCGGCGTGCAGAACCGCTGGGAATTCGACCTGATCTACAGCCAGGCGATGATTGCCGCAGCCGATGCAAACGGGAACGGCACTTTTGAAACAGACGAACTTCAGCTTTACAAAAATCAGATCGTCGACGCGGCGACTGAATACAGCCGTTTCAATTACATCGGCGACGGTACCCACTTTTTCTCTCCCAAAGAAAGCAAAAACTTAAAAGCATCGGTCACCAAAGAAGGAAAGCTCGTGGTGGAATTTTTGAACACGTTCCACATTCCAAGCAATCCCGATGATTACACAATGCTCGTTTTAGCCGTAACCGATCCGACAAATTACATCTTGATTACCGTCGATATGGAACAGAGCGAAGTTCATGCTCCCGATGCGATGGCAGTGGAATATTTTATGGACGCCCTCGACGGTCTTACTCAGTTCAAGAATTTTTCTGGCACAGTAAAGGGGCTTTATGTTCGATATCAAAAAGCACAGTGA
- a CDS encoding nickel/cobalt transporter: MFDIKKHSDFFCIFFICLLFGSALSFAGASNKRFDFKKPEPAKTTVVADSSEVKTTSSYFFIGSDAMWEWLVSSQKNLREKISQHVTHLKNGELASLGIFLFICLIYGLIHALGPGHGKTIVASYFIARRGKILQGVGLGTAITTIHTLSAVALLFALYGATKAALFPLFEASRIHIEKASYALIILTGLILTIIAIRETVHSHQNKTVQANASWKELLWFAFITGIVPCPAVALIVFFCLLNDLPGIALLGAAAICIGMSMTNTVFGIGAILARRGFDKGVHHMSKLHKYAGTINTLISLLCGTGITLFGIFLFLNAR; the protein is encoded by the coding sequence ATGTTCGATATCAAAAAGCACAGTGACTTCTTTTGCATTTTTTTTATCTGTCTTCTCTTTGGAAGCGCCCTTTCTTTTGCCGGTGCAAGCAACAAGCGTTTTGATTTTAAAAAGCCCGAGCCTGCAAAGACGACTGTCGTTGCTGACTCTTCTGAAGTCAAGACGACTTCAAGCTATTTCTTTATCGGTTCTGACGCGATGTGGGAATGGCTCGTTTCAAGCCAAAAGAATCTTCGGGAAAAGATTTCGCAGCACGTGACGCACCTTAAAAACGGGGAGCTTGCGAGCCTTGGCATTTTCCTTTTCATCTGCCTGATTTACGGGCTGATTCACGCCCTAGGGCCTGGCCACGGTAAAACGATCGTGGCGAGTTACTTCATTGCACGCCGAGGAAAAATCCTACAGGGCGTGGGACTTGGAACAGCGATTACAACAATCCACACGCTCTCTGCCGTGGCGCTGCTTTTTGCCTTGTACGGCGCGACCAAGGCAGCGCTCTTCCCCCTTTTTGAAGCGAGCCGTATCCACATCGAAAAAGCGAGTTACGCTCTCATCATTTTGACAGGCCTGATTTTGACCATCATCGCGATCCGCGAAACGGTTCACAGCCATCAAAATAAAACCGTACAGGCGAACGCTTCTTGGAAGGAACTTCTCTGGTTCGCCTTCATCACGGGCATTGTCCCCTGCCCCGCTGTCGCCCTGATCGTCTTCTTCTGCCTTTTGAACGACCTTCCGGGAATCGCCCTACTCGGAGCCGCCGCCATCTGCATCGGCATGTCCATGACCAACACAGTCTTTGGCATTGGAGCGATCCTTGCCCGCCGAGGATTCGACAAGGGCGTTCACCACATGAGCAAGCTCCACAAGTACGCAGGCACCATCAACACGTTGATTTCGCTTCTCTGTGGCACGGGCATTACCCTTTTCGGCATTTTCCTGTTTCTGAACGCCCGTTAA
- a CDS encoding ZIP family metal transporter, whose protein sequence is MNPTVTGLLIPFLGTSLGAAMVFFLRDKIQRSVEMMLMGFAGGVMIAASIWSLLIPAINQAESMGKLSFIPAVVGFWAGILFLLLLDHFIPHLHNHANHPEGPQSHLKRSTMLLLAVTLHNIPEGMAVGVVYGGILAGNATITWAGALALSLGIAIQNIPEGAIISMPLKASGFNRPKAFFYGVLSGTVEPIAGALTFFASSMITPAMPFLLSFAAGAMIYVVIEELVPGTKSGDHSDIGTLFFAFGFSLMMILDVALG, encoded by the coding sequence ATGAATCCAACTGTTACCGGATTACTGATTCCTTTTTTAGGAACTTCGCTCGGCGCTGCGATGGTCTTTTTTCTGCGTGACAAAATCCAGCGTTCCGTAGAAATGATGCTCATGGGATTTGCCGGCGGCGTGATGATTGCAGCGTCTATTTGGAGTCTTCTGATTCCGGCGATCAACCAAGCCGAATCCATGGGAAAGCTTTCCTTCATTCCTGCAGTTGTTGGATTCTGGGCGGGCATTCTCTTTTTACTGCTTTTGGACCATTTTATTCCGCACTTGCACAATCACGCGAATCATCCGGAAGGTCCTCAGTCCCATTTAAAGCGTTCGACAATGCTCTTGCTCGCCGTGACGTTGCACAACATTCCAGAAGGCATGGCTGTCGGTGTTGTTTACGGTGGAATTCTGGCCGGGAACGCGACCATCACTTGGGCAGGCGCCCTTGCTCTGAGCCTTGGCATCGCCATTCAAAACATTCCGGAAGGCGCGATTATTTCAATGCCTCTTAAGGCTTCGGGCTTTAATCGGCCCAAAGCTTTCTTTTACGGTGTCCTTTCGGGAACCGTGGAACCGATTGCAGGCGCTTTGACATTCTTTGCATCATCGATGATTACCCCGGCGATGCCCTTCCTGTTGAGCTTTGCCGCAGGCGCCATGATTTACGTTGTAATCGAAGAACTCGTTCCCGGCACAAAATCCGGCGATCACTCCGATATCGGAACTCTTTTCTTCGCTTTCGGCTTTAGCCTCATGATGATTCTCGATGTGGCACTCGGCTAA
- a CDS encoding flavodoxin: MKIAVIYWSGTGNTEAMANAVLEGAKDAGADAQLFTCSDFNLATADSFDGFALGCPAMGAEELEDSEFLPFYNDLKSSLAGKKVALFGSYGWGGGEWMKLWEADCFTGAPVKACESVISEEAPSDDVLAQCKELGAAVSK; this comes from the coding sequence ATGAAAATTGCAGTCATCTATTGGAGCGGCACCGGTAACACCGAAGCCATGGCAAATGCTGTTCTCGAAGGCGCTAAAGATGCCGGTGCAGACGCACAGCTCTTCACCTGTTCTGATTTCAACCTCGCCACCGCAGATTCCTTCGACGGTTTCGCTCTCGGTTGCCCGGCCATGGGTGCTGAAGAACTCGAAGATTCTGAATTCCTTCCGTTCTACAACGATCTCAAATCTTCTCTCGCTGGCAAGAAAGTTGCCCTCTTTGGCTCTTACGGCTGGGGCGGTGGCGAATGGATGAAACTTTGGGAAGCCGACTGTTTCACAGGCGCTCCGGTGAAGGCTTGCGAAAGCGTGATCTCGGAAGAAGCTCCGAGCGATGATGTTCTCGCTCAGTGCAAGGAACTCGGCGCAGCCGTTTCCAAGTAA
- the feoB gene encoding ferrous iron transport protein B, translating to MATTIALAGNPNCGKTTMFNALTGANQYVGNWPGVTVERKEGRLKKSKDTVVTDLPGIYSLSPYTQEEVVSRDYLMSDAPNVILNIVDATNIERNLYLTTQLLELGKPTVIALNMMDALKKSGDTIDVQKLSEKLGVVIVETQALYGKGVQEAAQKAVELCQSKATQAQTKFADDVEKTIADVTALLPATIKESLKRWYAIKLIERDQNVKERIAFSDADKAKVEALVKALETARDNDSESIITDERYNYICDILQGVLKKSGKYLTLSDKIDRIVTNRILGLPIFLFVMWAVYYISVTTVGSMATDWTNDDFVGGIMEAVQGWMEGAGANPILTDALVNGVIGGVGAVVGFAPQMFILFVLLSFIEDCGYMVRIAFVMDRIFRRFGLSGKSFIPLLVSSGCGIPGIMASKTIENNNDRRLTIMTTTWVPCGAKLPVIACMAGVIAAAGGFGSWVAPGVYAFGLGSVLLAAIMLKKTKPFHGEAAPFVMELPQYHMPQLKTVLMHAWERTKGFLIKAGTILFLACLAMWFLSTYGFETPAPEAEETATEQVAEAPAAEEVAYETGLAADSENLQFGIVENSANSILARIGDKLRYIFIPLGFGGEQGGWQAAAASLSGFSAKEAIVGTMAVLAGGNEAAVEEASGAEDDLDADNPFSKALMTWFPSALAAFCFLIFNLLNSPCLAAIATMARELNDRKWFWFAVIFQNVWAWVITFIVYQIGSVILGAGFGVGTVIAILFLAGILFQLFRPDPYKGNAFGAVRSVDAIANQK from the coding sequence ATGGCAACGACAATTGCTCTCGCAGGTAATCCGAATTGCGGTAAGACTACCATGTTCAACGCCCTGACGGGTGCAAACCAGTATGTGGGTAACTGGCCGGGCGTGACGGTGGAACGCAAGGAAGGCCGCCTCAAGAAGTCCAAGGACACGGTCGTCACGGACCTTCCGGGTATCTATTCCCTTTCCCCGTACACTCAGGAAGAAGTCGTTTCCCGCGACTATTTGATGAGTGACGCTCCGAACGTCATTTTAAACATCGTTGATGCGACGAACATTGAACGAAACCTCTATTTGACGACTCAGCTTCTCGAACTCGGCAAGCCTACTGTCATTGCGCTTAACATGATGGACGCTTTGAAGAAGTCCGGCGACACGATCGACGTGCAGAAGCTTTCCGAAAAGCTCGGAGTCGTGATCGTCGAAACCCAGGCCCTTTACGGCAAGGGTGTTCAGGAAGCCGCTCAGAAGGCTGTGGAACTTTGCCAGTCCAAGGCTACACAGGCTCAAACGAAGTTTGCCGATGATGTCGAAAAAACAATCGCAGACGTGACCGCTCTTCTTCCGGCAACGATCAAAGAAAGTCTCAAGCGCTGGTATGCGATCAAGCTGATTGAACGCGACCAGAACGTGAAAGAACGCATCGCTTTTTCTGATGCGGACAAGGCTAAGGTTGAAGCATTGGTGAAGGCCCTCGAAACCGCCCGTGACAATGACAGCGAATCGATCATCACCGATGAACGTTATAACTACATCTGCGACATCCTGCAGGGCGTGCTCAAGAAGTCTGGAAAGTACTTGACCCTTTCTGACAAGATTGACCGCATTGTAACGAACCGCATTCTCGGCCTTCCGATCTTCCTCTTTGTGATGTGGGCTGTGTATTACATCTCCGTCACGACTGTGGGCTCCATGGCTACGGACTGGACGAACGATGACTTCGTCGGCGGTATCATGGAAGCTGTCCAGGGATGGATGGAAGGTGCCGGTGCAAATCCGATCCTGACCGATGCTCTCGTGAACGGTGTCATCGGTGGCGTGGGTGCCGTTGTCGGCTTCGCTCCGCAGATGTTCATCTTGTTTGTTTTGCTCTCCTTTATTGAAGACTGCGGTTACATGGTCCGTATCGCATTCGTGATGGACCGTATCTTCCGTCGCTTCGGTCTTTCGGGCAAGAGCTTTATTCCGCTCCTCGTTTCTTCGGGTTGCGGAATTCCGGGCATCATGGCTTCGAAGACCATTGAAAATAATAATGACCGCCGTTTGACGATTATGACCACGACTTGGGTTCCGTGTGGTGCAAAGCTTCCGGTGATTGCTTGCATGGCGGGCGTGATTGCAGCTGCGGGCGGCTTCGGTTCCTGGGTTGCTCCGGGCGTGTACGCTTTCGGTCTCGGTAGCGTTCTCCTCGCCGCCATCATGCTCAAGAAGACGAAGCCTTTCCACGGTGAAGCGGCTCCGTTCGTGATGGAACTCCCGCAGTATCACATGCCGCAGCTCAAAACCGTTTTGATGCACGCTTGGGAACGTACCAAGGGCTTCTTGATCAAGGCCGGTACGATCCTCTTCCTCGCTTGCTTGGCAATGTGGTTCCTTTCTACTTACGGCTTTGAAACTCCGGCTCCGGAAGCTGAAGAAACGGCTACGGAACAGGTAGCTGAAGCTCCGGCTGCGGAAGAAGTCGCTTACGAAACAGGCCTTGCCGCTGATTCGGAAAACCTCCAGTTCGGTATTGTTGAAAACTCGGCTAACTCGATTCTCGCCCGTATCGGTGACAAGCTCCGTTACATCTTCATTCCGCTCGGCTTCGGTGGTGAACAGGGTGGCTGGCAGGCAGCTGCCGCATCCCTCTCGGGCTTCTCCGCGAAGGAAGCGATTGTCGGTACCATGGCGGTTCTCGCCGGTGGTAACGAAGCCGCTGTCGAAGAAGCTTCGGGTGCAGAAGACGATCTGGATGCGGATAACCCGTTCAGTAAGGCTTTGATGACCTGGTTCCCGTCGGCTCTTGCAGCCTTCTGCTTCCTGATCTTCAACCTTCTCAATTCTCCGTGCTTGGCTGCGATTGCGACCATGGCTCGCGAACTCAATGACCGCAAGTGGTTCTGGTTCGCAGTGATTTTCCAGAATGTTTGGGCATGGGTCATCACCTTTATCGTCTACCAGATTGGTAGTGTGATTTTGGGTGCAGGTTTTGGCGTGGGAACCGTGATAGCAATCCTCTTCCTCGCAGGCATTCTCTTCCAGCTCTTCCGTCCGGATCCATACAAGGGTAATGCCTTTGGCGCAGTCCGCTCGGTGGACGCGATTGCGAATCAGAAGTAA
- a CDS encoding FeoA family protein: protein MKTLRDVQVGETVKVAKLHGEGALKRRLMDMGLTNGAEVYVRKVAPLGDPVEVTVRGYELSIRKDDAERVEVKDA, encoded by the coding sequence ATGAAAACTTTACGTGATGTACAGGTTGGCGAAACCGTGAAGGTTGCCAAGCTCCATGGTGAAGGTGCTCTCAAGCGTCGTTTGATGGACATGGGTCTCACAAACGGTGCAGAAGTGTACGTTCGCAAGGTTGCTCCGCTCGGGGATCCGGTGGAAGTGACTGTGCGCGGTTATGAACTCAGCATTCGCAAAGATGATGCGGAACGTGTTGAAGTCAAAGACGCATAA
- a CDS encoding FeoA family protein, which translates to MPLTFCTIGEIFTVKRLGGDNVVKQHLNELGFSVGTPVTVVASLGGNVIVKVKESRIALDRKLACRIMV; encoded by the coding sequence ATGCCTTTAACTTTTTGCACAATTGGAGAAATTTTTACGGTCAAGCGTTTGGGTGGCGATAACGTTGTGAAACAGCACTTGAACGAACTCGGTTTCAGTGTCGGTACGCCGGTGACGGTCGTGGCGAGCCTTGGCGGCAACGTGATTGTGAAGGTGAAAGAATCTCGCATTGCTCTGGACCGCAAGTTGGCATGCCGTATTATGGTCTGA
- a CDS encoding metal-dependent transcriptional regulator yields MKKLSQSLEDYLEAVLVLHLSKGAVRLKDIAAELRVKAPSVVRALGELKALGYVEQEPYGLVELTPSGMAAAKSVLCRHKLLRGFLEQLGVPSEIANEDACAIEHVLSSETLDRIESFVEKNVKKNSKKKESKKTT; encoded by the coding sequence ATGAAAAAGCTCAGCCAAAGTCTAGAAGATTACTTAGAAGCGGTGCTCGTGCTGCATTTGTCAAAAGGGGCTGTTCGCCTCAAAGACATTGCTGCGGAACTTCGCGTTAAGGCTCCCTCCGTCGTTCGGGCTTTGGGCGAGTTGAAAGCTTTGGGGTACGTGGAACAGGAACCTTATGGGCTCGTAGAACTCACCCCGTCCGGCATGGCTGCGGCCAAGTCGGTCCTTTGCCGTCACAAGCTCTTGCGCGGCTTTCTTGAACAGTTAGGGGTCCCGTCGGAAATCGCAAATGAAGACGCCTGTGCCATTGAACACGTCCTTTCTAGCGAAACTTTGGACCGAATTGAGTCCTTTGTCGAAAAAAACGTCAAAAAAAACTCAAAAAAGAAAGAATCCAAGAAGACCACCTAG
- a CDS encoding DUF2914 domain-containing protein, giving the protein MLQNALQNSVVQKIRKFFPAAAFFGGFTWDSITLGKLVQTTDLAILLLYYVASLVFLLLLAAEPGKFLNRAWNEKWQNRFTYAVQFCFGSLFSALVVCYFKSSGSLGAFFLVALLAVFLVANEFLQQSYAKFEFSLALFNLLGTMYLNFLIPHLVNGIGFFWFLVSVAMSFGICFGAFKLSRRSKRALIAPAVISGMLLIAYLANWIAPVPLVLKDQNACTGFSKDYTCYVDENDFLGGLSVYLGFSPTLSIAEGEGVTFVSAVFAPAKVETQLEHRWYHQNAKTGKYELLNTITSARMTTRGSREEGFRIYTTKKNVPEGKWKVETAAKGGSVIGSKTFYVQKISENAPKRVLWKIR; this is encoded by the coding sequence TTGCTTCAAAATGCTCTGCAAAATTCTGTTGTTCAAAAAATACGCAAATTCTTTCCGGCTGCCGCATTTTTTGGCGGGTTTACGTGGGATTCCATTACACTTGGCAAGCTCGTTCAGACGACGGACTTGGCGATTCTTTTGCTGTACTATGTGGCGTCGCTTGTCTTTTTGCTGTTGCTCGCCGCAGAGCCTGGTAAATTCTTAAATCGCGCATGGAACGAAAAATGGCAGAACCGTTTTACCTATGCGGTACAGTTCTGCTTTGGTAGCCTTTTCAGTGCGCTGGTCGTGTGCTACTTTAAAAGTAGCGGGTCGTTGGGCGCCTTCTTTTTGGTGGCGCTTCTTGCGGTGTTCCTGGTGGCGAATGAATTCTTGCAGCAAAGCTATGCCAAGTTTGAATTTTCGCTGGCTCTCTTTAATTTGCTCGGGACGATGTACCTGAATTTTTTGATTCCGCATCTGGTGAATGGGATCGGCTTTTTTTGGTTCTTGGTTTCGGTCGCGATGTCTTTTGGAATTTGCTTTGGGGCCTTCAAGCTTTCGCGCCGTTCGAAGCGGGCGTTGATCGCTCCGGCGGTGATTTCCGGGATGTTGCTCATCGCTTATCTCGCGAACTGGATTGCGCCTGTGCCGCTCGTGCTCAAGGACCAGAATGCTTGTACGGGATTTTCCAAGGATTATACGTGTTACGTCGATGAAAACGATTTTCTCGGCGGACTGAGCGTTTATTTGGGATTTTCTCCGACACTTTCGATTGCTGAAGGGGAAGGGGTAACCTTTGTAAGCGCGGTTTTTGCCCCGGCGAAGGTCGAAACGCAGCTTGAACACCGCTGGTACCATCAGAATGCAAAGACGGGCAAGTATGAACTTTTGAACACGATTACCTCGGCGCGCATGACGACCCGGGGCAGTCGAGAAGAAGGTTTCCGCATCTATACAACCAAAAAGAACGTTCCCGAGGGCAAGTGGAAGGTCGAAACTGCGGCGAAGGGCGGCTCGGTCATCGGCTCCAAAACTTTTTACGTGCAAAAAATCTCGGAAAATGCCCCGAAAAGGGTCCTGTGGAAAATCCGCTGA
- a CDS encoding YkvA family protein has protein sequence MMEENRDLKFKCEECQADGCSPLCKGVAIAFAVLVLIYDIFPVDLIPDSVPGTGWVDDAAATLLAGLNLYQHFASDSKSKTVKIARYVKWIFGGLAVFSALIIVFLFFMGIVLFEG, from the coding sequence ATGATGGAAGAGAATCGAGATCTAAAATTTAAGTGTGAAGAATGCCAAGCGGATGGCTGTTCTCCCCTTTGCAAAGGGGTGGCGATTGCTTTTGCGGTATTGGTGCTGATTTATGATATTTTCCCGGTCGATTTGATTCCAGATTCGGTGCCTGGAACTGGCTGGGTGGACGATGCCGCCGCTACATTGCTTGCCGGTTTGAATCTCTATCAGCATTTTGCGTCAGATTCCAAGTCGAAAACGGTCAAGATTGCCCGTTATGTGAAATGGATTTTCGGCGGTTTGGCGGTTTTTTCGGCTTTGATAATCGTCTTTCTGTTCTTTATGGGAATCGTTTTGTTTGAGGGTTAG
- the gpmA gene encoding 2,3-diphosphoglycerate-dependent phosphoglycerate mutase, which produces MSYKIVLIRHGESEWNLKNLFTGWSDPDLSETGHKEAKLGGQLLKKDGFTFDIAYTSFLKRAIHTCNHVLEEMELEWIPVVKNWRLNERHYGALQGLNKSETAAKYGEDQVKIWRRSFDITPPALEADDPRNPQKEAKYANEDPKILPLTESLKITIDRVVPYWENVIKKDVAAGKKVLIAAHGNSLRALVKYLDNISDDEITGLNIPTGVPLVYTLDDNFKPIEHHYLGDQDAINAKINAVKNQGAKK; this is translated from the coding sequence ATGAGTTACAAAATCGTTCTTATCCGCCACGGCGAATCCGAATGGAACCTCAAGAACTTGTTCACCGGCTGGAGCGATCCTGATCTGTCCGAAACCGGTCACAAGGAAGCCAAGCTCGGCGGCCAGCTCCTCAAGAAGGACGGCTTCACTTTCGATATCGCTTACACCTCCTTCCTCAAGCGTGCAATCCACACCTGCAACCACGTTCTCGAAGAAATGGAACTCGAATGGATTCCGGTTGTGAAGAACTGGCGTTTGAACGAACGCCACTACGGCGCTCTCCAGGGCTTGAACAAGTCCGAAACCGCTGCAAAGTACGGCGAAGACCAGGTGAAGATCTGGCGTCGTTCCTTCGACATCACTCCGCCGGCTCTCGAAGCCGACGATCCGCGTAACCCGCAGAAGGAAGCCAAGTACGCGAACGAAGATCCGAAGATTCTCCCACTTACCGAATCCCTCAAGATTACGATCGACCGCGTTGTCCCGTACTGGGAAAATGTGATCAAGAAAGACGTCGCTGCAGGCAAGAAGGTTCTCATCGCGGCTCACGGTAATTCTCTCCGTGCTCTCGTGAAATACCTCGACAATATCTCTGACGACGAAATCACCGGTCTCAACATCCCGACTGGCGTTCCTCTCGTCTACACGCTCGACGACAACTTCAAGCCGATCGAACATCACTACCTCGGCGATCAGGACGCCATCAACGCTAAGATCAACGCCGTGAAGAACCAGGGCGCTAAGAAGTAA